The Ectothiorhodospiraceae bacterium 2226 region CATTCCCCCTCCTCCCAAAGCTCGGACCCCGCCTTTTGCAGCATGCGGTCGACTAGGCCCTTGAGCTGCGCGTCTTCGTCGGCCGCGTCTACGCGCTGCGCTTCCAGCGCCATGCTGTGCCGCGTGGACGCGAGTCTTTGCCTGGCCTTATGGGCCGCGCGCTCCTTGATCGTTTCCTCCAGCGGCTGCCGGGGAACGAGCGCGTACACGAGCCGACAATCCAACGCATGCGCGGCCTTTTCAAGGCTTTCGAGCGTGATCGCGCCCCTGGCTTCCGCCTTCTCGAGGGCGACGATGCGGGGCTGACTCACGCCCAGGCGCCGTCCGAGTTGCGCGGTGGTCATGCCCAACGCCTCGCGGATGGCCTTGACCCAGCCGCGCGGAGGGCGCAGAAGGGACTCGGAATCGCGTAGCGGATTCAACCTGGTATCGAGTTTTCGGCGTGCCGTGGCACGATCTTCCGAGCGCATATCAATAACCCCTAAGCAATTATCGAAGGTATCGATAATAGCATAAAGGTTATTTCGCGATACCCCATCGATAACCTGAGAGTTATACCATGAGGTGCACTGTCATTGCGGGGCAGATCAGCGCCTGTGGTAATTCGCGCGCTCCGGGATGACGTTGCGGATGCCGCCCCTCGGATCTTCGACGTCGCCTTGGTAGCGCGGCAGGAGGATGACATGCAGGTGGTCGATGCTGCGCCCGGCGGCGCGGCCGTCGTTGTTGCCGAGGGTGTACGCGTCGGGGCGGCTGCCGAGGAAGGGGAGTTCCAGCACGGTTTCGATGTGGTCCTTCGGTCGGTCCCGCAGGTCTTCCCGGTGCAGCATGTTGCGGTAGAGCTCGGCCAGGTCGGTGCTTTCGATCACCTGCCGGATGCCGTGGAGGGCGTCGAAGTAATCCGCCTGCTCCGCTGCGTCCAACTCGAACAGGGAGACGACGTGCCGCCGGGGGATCATCAGGGCGTGGCCCGGATTGACCGGGTGGGTATCGAAGACGCCGACGAACGAGCGGTTCTCGAAGATGAACGGGTCGGCCAGACCGGCGGACACCCGGCAGAAGTAGCAGTTCGGGTCGGCTGAGGCGATGGTCATCGAATAGGCCCGGTTTGTTCGCTAGGCGTGCGATTCTACTGAATCCACCCGACCGTCGACAGGGAGATGGCGGCTGCTCCTTTCAAGCCAACGACTTGTCTTGCCTAGCCGCAGCGCAAATGAAACGGCACGGAGTAACCGAGCGGGCCGCCAGTCCCCTTCTAACCCCTTGCCCATTAGTCACGCGCACATGGGTCCGGCCGCTTCGAACAGTTTCATCCTGGAAACTGTTGCCCGATCTACAGCAAGTCTGCGAACTCCCGCAAGCGGTCCGCCGTGACTACCAGCCCCTGTGCAGCGAGCGTTTCGAGATACTCTTCCGGCGACTTCGCCGGGTGTCTGAGGGAGGCACGATGTGTCTTGGCTGAGCCGATGACCAGACCCTGGTGCAGATCAAGTTGATGCTCGACGAATCGGTCCGGGTGCATGGCTTCTATGCCAAAGGGGTCGAGCGCGGCGACCGGGAAATCCTTGAGGTTGAACGTGACAACGATCTGGGCGTTGCACCGGATCGCCGCCGCGAGTACATGTCTGTCGCCCGCATCGGGTAACGTTAGCCCATCGATCAGCGGCTCGTAGCCGCTGACCAGGCAGTCTGGGACCGCCTCGTTCATCAGTTCGCGCGTCCGGGCGAGTTGATGCTCCAGGTCCGGTCGCACCTTCAGTAGGTTCCGAATCCATTCGTCATGTATGCGGTCCGTCCAGCGGGCGGCGAAGAGGCCTGTGGTCGCCAAGCGAAGCAGAAAGTCCCGCAGTGGAGCGGGATACAACACGCAGGCGTCGAACAGTACGACGAACCGCATCAGTAACCCATATCGTGGTCCTGGGCCTCTTTTGCCAGTTCGTCGAGCGCCGCCTTGCTTCGTTCATCGCGACGCCGTTTGTACTCCATCAGGTCCTGATAACGAATGCGGCGATGTGTACCCGTCTTCGTGAACGCGAGTTCGCCTGCCTCCAGCAGCTTGACCAGATGCGGGCGCGACACGTTGAGGAGGTCGGCCGCTTCCTGGGTGGTCAACTCCGCATGCGTAGGCACGACGGTGACGGCGTGGCCTTGAGCCATCTCGGCCAGCAGGTCACGCAGCAGCGTTAGCGCTTGGCGGGGAAGAATCAGGTCATGGCCGTCGAGGCGGACGTGGGCGCGATCTGCCTTCGGCTTCTCGGCCAGCAGGCGACTCAGTTCACCTGCCCCGGCGTGTGCTAAGCGTGAAGCTTCAGTGTCCGGCAGTTCCTGGTGACTCCGTTCAGCGCTCATGGTGCGAGACCTTCGGTCGGCTAGGCGTGCATCCCAACTCAGCATAAACGCAATAAACGCAACTCGCAATATTCGAAACGGCCGCGCGTCGTGGACCCCGCGGCCCTGCGCGGCGTGTCGCGCGCCGGACTCGTGATACTGTGGACAGACGGGCGCTGCGCGGGGACGAGCAGCCGGCCGACCATCCGGCATCTGGACCGATCCGGCGCGAGTTGAGGTAGAGGCATGTGGCTGCGGGTCAGCTGTAGCATCGAAATGGACTTCGAGGTGGAGAGCCCGATGATCCTGCTGTTGCGTCCGCGCAGCGACGCGCGGCAGTGGGTGGCGCGCGATCGCTATGCTGTCTCGCCGGCCTTGCCGATCACCGAGTACACGGACATGTACGGCAACCGCTGTCAGCGCCTGCTGGCCCCGCCGGGCCGCTTCGAGTTGAACGTCAGCTCGGATGTGAAGGTGGCGGCGCTGACCGAGCAGCGGCCCGATGCCCCTTACGTCCCGGTGCAGGATCTGCCCGACGATACCCTGATGTATCTGACCCCCAGCCGCTACTGCGAGTCCGACAAGCTGGACGCGCTGGCCTCGCAGATCGTGGCCGACTGCGCGCCGGGCTACGAGCAGGTGCTGGCGATCTCGCGCTGGATCAACCGCTCGATCGCCTACCGCACCGACTCCGACCCGGTGCCCGTCTCGGCCGTGGAGGTGGTGGCGCGGCGCGACGGCGTATGCCGCGACTTCGCGCACCTGGGCATCGCCTTGTGCCGCAGCCTGAGCATCCCGGCGCGCATCATCGTGGGCTACCGCCATCGCCTGGAGCCGATGGACCTGCACGCCTGGTTCGAGGCCTTCGTCGGCGGCCAGTGGTACCCTTTCGACCCGACCCAGCCGACCCTGAGCGGAGCGCGCGTGTACCTCGCGCGCGGCCGGGACGCGGCCGATGTGCCGGTGTTCGCCCAGTTCGGCCCGCTCGTGATCCCCTCGCGGATGGACGTGGCGGTCGAGGAGATTTCGGAGCCGGGACATTGATGCGCGAGTTTGCCGTTCGCCCTGACTTCATCGTTACGGTACGTCCCACCCCATGACCCGCTTCGCCGCCATCGACTTCGAGACCGCCTGCTACCGGGCCGACAGCGCCTGCGCGGTGGGCATCGTGATCGTGGAGGACGGGCGCATCGTGGAGCGGCTGTACCAGGTGATCCGGCCGCCGACGCGGTGGTTTTCGTTCACACATATCCACGGGCTGACCTGGGCCGACGTGCAGGACGCACAGGCGTTCGACGCGGTGTGGGAGGGCATGGCGCAGGCGCTGGAGGGCATCGCGTTCTTCGCCGCGCACAATGCGCCGTTCGACCGGGGCGTGCTCGCGGCCTGCTGCACGCGCTACGGGCTGCCGGCCCCCGCCCCCGAGTTCGTGTGCACGGTGCGCCTGGCGCGCGCGCAGTGGAACGTCCGCCCCACCAAACTGCCCGACGTGTGCCGCTACCTCGGCATCCGCCTCAACCACCACCACGCGGGCTCGGACGCCGAGGCCTGCGCGCAGATCGTGATCGCGGCGCAGCAGGAGGGGTGGCGCTACGCATGCGAAGGGACGGACCCGGGCATCGCCATCGATTCAACCGGTTGCGGCGACTGAGGTGCACTGGATACGACCACCCCCTCTGACTGGCGAAGGGCCTCATGGTCCGCGAGCGCGCACTCGACCTCCTTAGTCGAAGCAAACCGGTACTCGCCGCCCGATACGGCGTTACCGGCTTGGCCCTGTTCGGCTCCACGGTTCGTGGCGGCGCGCGCGCCGACAGCGATGTCGACGTATTGGTTGCCTTCGACGGCCCGGCCACCTCCGACCGCTACTTCGGCGTTCAGTTCTTTCTGGAGGATTTGCTCGGGGCGCCGGTCGACCTCGTTACCGAGAAGGCGCTACGCCCGGAGTTACGCCCCTTCATCGAGAAGGAGGCGGTTCGTGTCTGAGCGACCTCCCGAGCGCGCGTGGCATTTTTACGTGCAGGACATGATCCGCTTCGCGAGCGAGTGCTGAAGTACTCCGACGGGCTTAGTCAGAGCGACTTCTTCTCCAATGATCTCGTTCACGATGCAACGCTGCGCAACCGCGAACTGATCGGGAGGCAGCGACGCGTATACCCGACGATATTCGCACAGCGCATCCCGATATTGGGTGGCGGCGCATCATCGCTACGCGAAACCGTCTCATCCACGGTTATCTGGGCATCGACAGCGATACGCTGTGGAGCATTATTCGCGATGACGTCCCTGTGCTGCTCAAGAACCTGAGGGACCTTTAGCCCGCTGCGCCCAGGCGGCGATGCTGACCTGCCCTAGATCAGCGACCGCCAGGCGTCGCGGCGCAGCAAGAGGGTGGCGCCATGCCTAGCGGCACGTCACCCATTCTTTTTTTTCCAGCGCTTGCGCACACCGTCCCGCCTTGTGGCAGGATGAAGGCTAGGGCGTGCGCTTGCGACAAGAGAACGCACAACACACCGCGCGCGTCCCACAGGGAGTGCGCATGGGCAAGCGGCGAGAACCGACAACCGAGGAGGGCAGCGAGGCGCCCACCTGGTTTCCATGGTGGGTGTATCTGCTCCTCGCCCCCGCCGCTTATTTCGGCCTCGATAGTTTCACGTCACCCTCCGCCCTCCCCGCCCTACCCGCCCTCGGCGACGCCGCCTCACCGCTCCTCACGGGTTTGACCGCCCTGCAATATGCGATCCCCGCGCTCTGCCTGCTGGCCGCAGGCGTCGCCATCCGCACGCGCCTACTGCGCCGCTCGGCCGTAGCGGCCGATGAACTCGCCAGCCTCGTCGGCATCGAGCGGCCGCAGTTCGAGACACTGGCGCGCGAGTGGTTTCGGCGCCAGGGACTCACCGAGCGCGGGCTCGGCCAGCGCGAGGTCTGTTTGGTGCTGACCGCGGACGGGCGGCTGCGGGTGGTGCAGTGCAAGGCATGGCAGGCGGGGATCGTGGACGCCGACGTGGTGCGGGAGCTGTTCGACGTGATGGCGGCGCAGCGCGCCGACGGGGGTTATGTGGTGACCACCGGGCGCTTCACGGGCGAGGCACGCCACTACGCCAGCGGCAAACACATCGGACTGATCGACGGCGCGCAGTTGCTGAAGATGGCTCCGGCCGCGCCGGGCTCCGCTGGCGCTTCGGCCGCCACGGCTACGCCGGCGGCGTGAGCCCACCCCAGATCCACATTTCGTTTGACACATGACCGGCGGAGCGGATATTTTCGCATTTCGCGAAACGCGAATCATGCGAATAAACCGCGGACTACCACATGGCACGCGCCCGCAACCCACAACCCGCCCTGAAGGCGCAGGACCTCTATCTGGTCCTGGCGCTCGCCGCGCGAGGCCCCACCCCCTCGTCCTATCCTGAGTTGGCGGCCTTCACTGGACTCTCCATGTCCGAAGTGCACGGCGCGCTCAAGCGCGCGCACCAGGCTCAACTCCTGTATTTCGACGACCGTCGGCCCACTTTGATCGCGCCGGCGTTGCGCGAGTTTTTGTTGCACGGCGCGCGCTATGCCTTTCCGGCGGCTCGTGGAAGCATGGTCGCGGGCATGCCGACTGCGCACGCGGCGCCGCCGCTGGTTGAGCACATCGTGTCCGGCGGGGAGCCGCCGCCGGTATGGCCCTATGCCGATGGCACCGTTCGCGGCATCGCACTGTATCCGCTCTATCCTTCGGTACCCGCGGCCGCGCAGCGCAACCAAGCTCTGTACGAGTACCTCGCGCTCTTCGACGCGCTGCGCAGCGGGAACGCGCGGGAACGGGCGTTGGCGCGTGACCTGCTGGATGCCCGGCTATGAGAGCGGACGATCCCAACGTTGTGCTCGTGGAGGCTGTCGCTGGAGGCTTGGGCGATCTTTGCGAGGAACTTGTGTTCGTGGGCGGTTGTGCCGTGAGCTTGCTCATGGACTCGCCTTCGGCGGCGCCGGCTCGGGTCACGCATGATGTGGACCTTGTGGTCAAGGTGGTTGCGCTGCCGGCCTACTATGCCCTGGAGCGCGAGCTCGAACGCAGCGGTTTCAAACGGGATGACGACCCGGATGCGCCGATTTGCCGCTGGCGCCTGGGAGAGGTCATGGTCGATGTAATGCCCTCGGACCCGACCGTCCTCGGCTTTTCGAACCGCTGGTACGCCACGGTTGTTTCGAGGGAACATTTCTTGGTCCGGCTTCCGAGCGGGCGAGGGATACGGCTGATCTCAGCCCCGGGACTGCTCGCCACGAAATTCGAGGCATTCCGCTCGCGCGGCAAGAGCGACGCACTTCAGAGCCACGACCTTGAAGACATCATCAACATCATCGAAGCGCGGCGGAACATTATCGCGGAAGTGGGCGCATCAGATGCCGCCGTGCGCGAATACATTAAGGAACAGGTGGCCGACCTGGTTCAGGACAGAGGCTTTGCCCACGCGCTCCCGGGCTTGATCACGTTCGACGATATTTATCAGGACCGCCTTGACGCGGTGCGCGGGCGACTCGCCGCCCTCGCCCAGCTTGAGAACGGAGGTTCCACGGAATGATCACTCGCAGAACCCTCACGGCTGCCATACCGAGGAGCATGTCGCTAGCCTTGGTTCTCGTTTCCACGGCCAGCATGGCCCACCCCGGCCCCGAAGTCGTGCCGCCCGCCGAGCGCGAGCGCGCGGCGGCGCTGGCGGCGCAGGGGCCGGCGGAGAACCGGGGCATCGAGGATGTGTCGCGGCTGGGGGGCGTGGACCTCGGGCGCGAGTTCGAGGGGCTGGCGGGGCGCGAGCTGCGCGCGCGCGAGATCGTGATCGCGCCGGGCGGGGTGATCGGCGTGCACGAACACGACCGACGCCCGGGCATGGCGTACATCCTGGAAGGTGAGATCGTGGAGCACCGCAGCGATGCGCAGGAACCGCTGCTGCGGCGCGCGGGCGAGGCGGCCTTCGAGTGGAGCGGCGTGGTGCACTGGTGGGAGAACCGCTCGAACACGCCGGTGCGCGCGCTGGTGGTGGATATCGTGCCGGCCGAGGCGCGCTAGTAGGACCTTAGCGTTCCAGCCGAGCGGCGCCACGCGCGGTTGATGCTTTGGCTCGCGTCCGGTGGCGCGCGGCGATCGTCATGGCGGCACATCGCCGGGCCGCGCAGGCGCCCGATTTGGGCCGCGCGCGCATACGCGTTGCCCGCCCTTTTGCGAAACGATAGTCTGAGCACTGACCGTTTCTGATTCCGGGCAGGAGGCCCCGCAAGCCCAGGGGGCGCTTTGGCTCGATCGGCTATTGCTACACCTCCCCGCTTTCTAAAAGACCTGCTTGGCTGGTTGGCCGTCGCCGCCGGCTTCGTGGTTGCCGCGCGGCTCGGCGCACTGCTCATCGTGCAGCCGACCGAACTCAACAACTGGATGCCCATCTGGTTCCCCGCGGGGGTCGGTTTTGCGGCGGTCTATGCATGGGGCCCACGTGTCTGGCCCGGCATCTTCCTCGGCGCGTTGGTGACGGGGCTGTGGGCTGCCGTGCCGCCGCTTGTCGCAGCGCTGATCGGCCTCGGCAACGTTGTCGAGGCGCTGGTCGCGGTGTATCTGGTACGGCGCTTGGGCGGGCCGCTCCTGCTGGCGCATGTGCGCGGCGTGCTCGCCTTCGCGGCCGCGGCGGTGGTGGGCGCCGCGCTCAGCGCGTCGCTCGGGCTGGCGGCGCTGCTCGCCGGCGGCCTCGCCACAAGCACCGCAATCGGCTTGATGTGGTGGCAGTGGCTGTTCGGCAACGTCGCCGGGGTGTTCGTGCTCGCGCCGCTGCTGCTCGCCTGGAAGCGCAGCCCGCGCGTGGAAAAGGTGAACGGCGCCGAGGCGGTGCTCATTGTCGGCCTCGCGGTGCTAAGCGCACAGGCGATGTTCGGCGGTTGGACCGCCTCGGGGGCGCTACCGCTTAGTTTCGCCACGGTCCCGCTGCTGGTGTGGGCCGCGTTTCGCCTAGGGCTCGGCGGCACGGCGGCGGTCATCCTCACGCTGACCTTCATCGCGGCATGGAACACCGCGGCCGGGCGCGGCCCCTTCATGCACGAGAACGGCATCGCGAGCATGCTGCTGCTGCAGACCTACGTGGGCATTACCAGCTTCCTCGGTTTGATGTTCGCGGCGGTGATCGGCGAGAACGAGCGGGTGCGCCACCTCCAGCAACGCACGGTGCGGGATCTCGAACGGCGGGTGGACGAGCGTACCGACGCGCTGCGTGCGGCCAACCGCTCGCTGCACACCGAGATGGCCGAACGCGCCCGCGCGCAGCGCATCAGCAGCGGCCATGCGCGGGTATTGGAGCTGCTCGCCACCGGCCGCCCGCTGGAGGATGTGCTGCACCGGCTGTGCACCGAGACGCAGGCGGCGGCGCCGGGCGTGCTGTGCTCCATCCTGCTGCTGGATGCGGACGGGCGCCGTTTGCATCACGCCGCTGCGCCCAGCCTGCCGGGGTTTTACCGCCGCGCGATCGACGGGATCGAGATCGGGCCGGGGGTGGGCTCCTGCGGGACGGCGGCGGCGACCGGCGCCCGCGTGGTCATCGCCGACATCGCCAGCCACCCCTACTGGGCGGGGCTGCGCGAGCTGACCGCCCGGGCCGGGCTGCGCGCCTGTTGGTCGGAACCGATCAAGGCGCAGGACGGCGCGGTGCTCGGCAGCTTCGCGCTCTATTACCGCCAGCCGCGGGGTCCCGAGCCGTTCGAGCTCGAGTTGCTCGGCGGAGCGGCGCACCTCGCGGGCATCGCGATCGAGCGCAAACGCGACGAGCAGCGGCTCTACCAACTGGCGAACCACGATCCGCTGACCGGCCTGCTGAACCGCCCCGCCTTCCTGGCGGGGGTCGACCAGGCGCTCGGTGCCGCACGGCGGCAGGGCGTGCGCGCGGCGCTGCTGTTTCTGGATCTGGACAACTTCAAGCTGGTCAACGACACGCTCGGCCACGAGGCGGGCGATCAGCTCCTGCAGGAGGTCGCCCGCCGCCTGCAGGCGCCGCTGCGCAGCCACGACCTGGTTGCCCGCCTCGGCGGCGACGAGTTCACCGTGCTGTGCGAGCTGGCGCATTCGGGCGACGGACGCGCGGTGGCCGACAAGCTGCTGGACACCCTCGCGCCGCCGCTGGTGCTGGGCGGTCACGAGTTCGCCGTGAAGGGCAGCATCGGCATCAGCGTGTTTCCCGACGACGGCACCACCGCGGCCGAGTTGCTGAAGCACGCCGACGTGGCCATGTACCGCGCCAAGGAAGCGGGCGGCGACACTGCGCACTACTTCACCGCGGACATGAACGCACGCACGCAGGCCCGTCTGCGCATCGAGCACGAACTGCGCGCGGCGCTGACGCGCGAGGAGTTCTGCCTGCACTTCCAACCGCAGTGGCATCTGGCCAGCGGCGCCTTGGTCGGGCTGGAGGCGCTGGTGCGCTGGAACCACCCCGAGCGCGGGCTGGTGGGCCCGGCCGAGTTCATTGCCGCCGCGGAGGCCAACGGCCTCATCGTGCCGCTGGGCAACTGGGTGCTGCGCGCCGCCTGCGCGCAAGTCGCCGCGTGGCGGGCGCGCGGTCTGCCGTTGGTGCGGTTGGCGGTCAACCTCTCGCCGCGCCAGCTCCTCCACGAGGACGTCGCGGACGTGGTGGCCCGCGCGCTGCACGAGACCGGTCTGCCCGCGCAAAGCCTGGAACTGGAGCTGACCGAGACCGCGCTGATGGAGAACGTGGACGAGTCGGTGGCGGTGCTGCACGCACTGCGGGCGCAGGGCGTGCAGCTCGCCATCGACGACTTTGGCACCGGCTATTCGTCGCTGGCGCACCTCAAGCGCCTGCCGATCGGGCGCCTGAAGATCGACCGCGGCTTCGTGCGCGACCTCACCACCAACCCCGACGACGCGGCGATCGTGTCGGCCACCATCGCCCTCGGCCACAGCCTGCACCGCCAGGTCATCGCCGAAGGCGTGGAGAGCGACGAGCAGTTGCAGTTCCTCAAGGACGCCGGCTGCGACGAGGTTCAGGGCTACTTCCTCAGCCGCCCGCTACCGGCGACGGACATCCCGGCGCTGCTGGTCGCGTCCCGGACGCGCGACAAAGCCTGCTCCTAGGGCCGCCCAACACGGCGCGGATGGTCGGACTCTTCACACCGCAACAGCGCTATTTTTTGTTGCGCGCACGCGCAACGGCTCGGCCCGGCGGAGCGTCGAGCCGCCGCCCGATGCACTCCCCACTTTCCCCATAAGCCCATAGCCAAGCGCCGCTACTCCGCCCGTCGACGGGTGGGCGCTCGCCTATGCTAGGAAGGTGGGCCAGCCGCGGGAGGAACGTCCGATGAGCCAGATCGTAGAGGAAGTAATGGCCGCCAACGCGGCCTATGCCAAGGACTTCGGCGACAAGGGCAAACTCGCCATGCCGCCGGCGCGCCACTTTGCCATCCTCACCTGCATGGACGCGCGCCTGGACCCGGCCAAGTACGCGGGTCTCGCCGAGGGCGACGCGCACGTGATTCGCAACGCCGGTGGGCGCGCGAGCGATGACGCGATCCGCTCGCTGGTGATCTCGCACAAGCTGCTCGGCACGCGCGAGTGGTTCGTGATCCACCACACCGACTGTGGCATGGAGACCTTCACCAACGAGGTGATGGCCGAGCTGCTCACGAACAGCCTGGACACGGCCAGCATCGATGCGCAGGGATGGCACGACACGGGCAAAGGCCCCGGCTCGATCGAGGGTCGCTACATCAATTGGCTGACCATCAAGGACCAGGCGGCCAGCGTGGTGGAGGACGTCAAGCGCATCAAGGCGCACCCGCTGGTGCCGCACGACATTCCGGTGTACGGCTACATCTACGACTGCAAGAGCGGGCAGCTGCAGGAAGTGAGTAAGGCGACCGAGATCGGCAGGGCCGCGTAGGCGCTCGTTCGCGGAGCTCGCCTGCGCCGAGGCGCGACGATTTGCGCCCCCCGCCTGCTGGCGCAGGCGGCCCTCCCCCTCACCCCCTCCCGCCAGCGGGAGGGGGGATCAAAGCTGCAGGCGCCCTGGACTGTCCCCTACCGTGACGCGAGGGGGATGCAGAATGGGAGGCGGCTACTTCGGGGAATTCGCGCGTTCAAAGGCACGACGATTTGCGCCCTCCCTCGCGTTCGCGGGGGAGGGTCGGGGGGGGCCGCGGCGTAGCCGCGGGGGGTCCTGTGACGTGCCCCGCCTGCGGGCGCCTACCGTCCCGCGCCGGAGATATGCAGCGTGACGGACAGGCCGCCAAGCGCGGACGAGCGGCCGTACGCGACGCGGCCTTCGTACTGATCGACCACGTCGTGCACGATCGCGAGGCCGAGGCCGTGGCCGGGGGTCTGCTCGTCGAGGCGCACGCCGGGCTGGCCGAGGCGCGCGTAGGCCTCCGGCGCCACGCCCGGGCCGTCATCCTCGATCACCGCGTCCAGATCTCGGCCCTGGCGCACGCTCACCCGCACGCGTGCGGCGGCCCACTTGCAGGCGTTGTCGAGTAGATTGCCGAACAGCTCGAGCATGTCTTCGGCGTCGAGCGGCGCGGGCTCACCGCGCACGTCCAGGTCAATGGTCACGCGCCCCTCGTACAGGCGCTGCAGGGCCTCGGCGAGCGGCGGCAGTTCCGCGCGCGCATCGAAGCCCGCGCCGGGTTGGTCGCGACCGGCCAGTCGCGCGCGGCGCAGTTCGCGCTCGACCGTGCGGTGCATCGTCGCCAAGGGCGCGCGCAGCGCCTCGGCGGTGGCGTGGTCGCCGCGCGCAGCGGTCTCGTCGGCGATCTGACCGAGCACCGCGAGCGGCGTCTTGAGCGCGTGACTCAAGTTACCGAGCGCGCGCCGCTGGCGCGCGAGGCGCCGGCCGTGGTGGCGCACCAGGCGGTTGATGGCCTCCACCAGCGGCTCGATCTCGCGCGGCGCCCGCAGCTCGACCGGGGCGGGCGCGCCGCGCTCCAGCGAGCGGCAGGCGGCCACCGCGGCATCCACCGGGCGCAGCGCGCGGCGGATCACCAGCAGCTGCAACAACAGCACCAGCACCACCGCCGCCAGCATGGCGCCGAGCAGTTGCCGCTCCAGGCGCGCCACGGTCCGCTCCATGGCGCTCACGTCCTCGGCCACGGCGATGGTGACCGCCTGCCCCGCCACTTGGTAGCCGCGGCTGAGGACCAGCAGGGTCTGATCGAGCGGCCCGGGCAGGCGCGCGGTGCGCGCTTCACCCGGCACGAGCGCGGCGAGCGGCAGGTCCTCGTCCCACAGCGAGCGCGAACGCAGCACGGCATCGCCCGTGTCGATGCGAAAGTAATGCCCCGACAGGGGGCGTTCGTAGATGATCCCGACGCTGCCGGCGAACAATTCGACCGGCTCGGCGGCGGCCAACAGGCGCGCGTACAGCGTGTCGGCGTCGTGCTCCAGGCGGGTGAGCACGTAGTCCTCGACCAGGGCGCCCGGGATCACGCGCAGGCCCGCCGCCTGCAGCGCCAACAGCGCCAGCAGGCCGGCGCCGATCAGCAGCGTGAGGTGGCCCTTGAGGGAGCGCATCAGGCGTCCGCCCGGAGCACGTAGCCCTGCCCGCGGCGGGTTTCGATCAGCCCGGGGCCGAGCTTCTCGCGCAGGCGGCGCACGTAGACCTCCAGCACGTTGCTGTCGCGCTCGCTGTCGTACTCGTACAGGTGTTCGGAGAGCCGCGTCTTGGACAGCACCTGCCCCGGGTGGCGCAGGAAGTAGCGCAGCAGGCGGTATTCGGTGGCGGTGAGCGCCAGGGTCTCATCGTGCGCGTTCAGCAGGCACTGACGCGTCTCGTCCAGGCGCCAGGGGCCGACCGTGAGCTGCACGTCGTGCACCGGCGCGGCGCGGCGCAGCAGCGCGTGGACGCGGGCAATTAATTCCTCGGTGTGAAAGGGTTTGCCGAGGTAGTCGTCGGCGCCGGCCTGCAGGCCCTCCACCCGCTCGCGCCAGCCGTCGC contains the following coding sequences:
- a CDS encoding helix-turn-helix domain-containing protein → MSAERSHQELPDTEASRLAHAGAGELSRLLAEKPKADRAHVRLDGHDLILPRQALTLLRDLLAEMAQGHAVTVVPTHAELTTQEAADLLNVSRPHLVKLLEAGELAFTKTGTHRRIRYQDLMEYKRRRDERSKAALDELAKEAQDHDMGY
- a CDS encoding PIN domain-containing protein, coding for MRFVVLFDACVLYPAPLRDFLLRLATTGLFAARWTDRIHDEWIRNLLKVRPDLEHQLARTRELMNEAVPDCLVSGYEPLIDGLTLPDAGDRHVLAAAIRCNAQIVVTFNLKDFPVAALDPFGIEAMHPDRFVEHQLDLHQGLVIGSAKTHRASLRHPAKSPEEYLETLAAQGLVVTADRLREFADLL
- a CDS encoding restriction endonuclease, which codes for MGKRREPTTEEGSEAPTWFPWWVYLLLAPAAYFGLDSFTSPSALPALPALGDAASPLLTGLTALQYAIPALCLLAAGVAIRTRLLRRSAVAADELASLVGIERPQFETLAREWFRRQGLTERGLGQREVCLVLTADGRLRVVQCKAWQAGIVDADVVRELFDVMAAQRADGGYVVTTGRFTGEARHYASGKHIGLIDGAQLLKMAPAAPGSAGASAATATPAA
- a CDS encoding 3'-5' exonuclease, with protein sequence MTRFAAIDFETACYRADSACAVGIVIVEDGRIVERLYQVIRPPTRWFSFTHIHGLTWADVQDAQAFDAVWEGMAQALEGIAFFAAHNAPFDRGVLAACCTRYGLPAPAPEFVCTVRLARAQWNVRPTKLPDVCRYLGIRLNHHHAGSDAEACAQIVIAAQQEGWRYACEGTDPGIAIDSTGCGD
- a CDS encoding mobile mystery protein A gives rise to the protein MRSEDRATARRKLDTRLNPLRDSESLLRPPRGWVKAIREALGMTTAQLGRRLGVSQPRIVALEKAEARGAITLESLEKAAHALDCRLVYALVPRQPLEETIKERAAHKARQRLASTRHSMALEAQRVDAADEDAQLKGLVDRMLQKAGSELWEEGE
- a CDS encoding HIT family protein codes for the protein MTIASADPNCYFCRVSAGLADPFIFENRSFVGVFDTHPVNPGHALMIPRRHVVSLFELDAAEQADYFDALHGIRQVIESTDLAELYRNMLHREDLRDRPKDHIETVLELPFLGSRPDAYTLGNNDGRAAGRSIDHLHVILLPRYQGDVEDPRGGIRNVIPERANYHRR
- a CDS encoding transglutaminase family protein; the encoded protein is MWLRVSCSIEMDFEVESPMILLLRPRSDARQWVARDRYAVSPALPITEYTDMYGNRCQRLLAPPGRFELNVSSDVKVAALTEQRPDAPYVPVQDLPDDTLMYLTPSRYCESDKLDALASQIVADCAPGYEQVLAISRWINRSIAYRTDSDPVPVSAVEVVARRDGVCRDFAHLGIALCRSLSIPARIIVGYRHRLEPMDLHAWFEAFVGGQWYPFDPTQPTLSGARVYLARGRDAADVPVFAQFGPLVIPSRMDVAVEEISEPGH
- a CDS encoding nucleotidyl transferase AbiEii/AbiGii toxin family protein, which encodes MRADDPNVVLVEAVAGGLGDLCEELVFVGGCAVSLLMDSPSAAPARVTHDVDLVVKVVALPAYYALERELERSGFKRDDDPDAPICRWRLGEVMVDVMPSDPTVLGFSNRWYATVVSREHFLVRLPSGRGIRLISAPGLLATKFEAFRSRGKSDALQSHDLEDIINIIEARRNIIAEVGASDAAVREYIKEQVADLVQDRGFAHALPGLITFDDIYQDRLDAVRGRLAALAQLENGGSTE
- a CDS encoding nucleotidyltransferase family protein gives rise to the protein MVRERALDLLSRSKPVLAARYGVTGLALFGSTVRGGARADSDVDVLVAFDGPATSDRYFGVQFFLEDLLGAPVDLVTEKALRPELRPFIEKEAVRV
- a CDS encoding cupin domain-containing protein → MSLALVLVSTASMAHPGPEVVPPAERERAAALAAQGPAENRGIEDVSRLGGVDLGREFEGLAGRELRAREIVIAPGGVIGVHEHDRRPGMAYILEGEIVEHRSDAQEPLLRRAGEAAFEWSGVVHWWENRSNTPVRALVVDIVPAEAR